One region of Mangifera indica cultivar Alphonso chromosome 3, CATAS_Mindica_2.1, whole genome shotgun sequence genomic DNA includes:
- the LOC123210056 gene encoding methylsterol monooxygenase 1-1-like yields MLPYATLEEAATALGRNLTFAETLWFNYSAKKSDYYLYCHNILFLFMIFSVVPVPMVAIELLRFSSFDKYKIQPKVRLSSSEMFGCYKDVMRMFFLVVGPLQLMSYPSIKMIGIRTGLPLPSGWEIFVQLAVYFMVEDYTNYWIHRFLHGKWGYEKIHRVHHEYSAPISYAAPYAHWAEVLILGIPSFLGPAIVPGHMITFWLWIALRQIEAIETHSGYDFPWTPTKYIPFYGGADYHDYHHYVGGQSQSNFASVFTYCDYIYGTDKGYRFQKKVLSKIKEN; encoded by the exons atgttGCCCTACGCCACTCTCGAAGAAGCCGCCACGGCGCTGGGTCGTAACCTGACGTTTGCGGAGACATTATGGTTCAATTACTCGGCCAAAAAATCGGATTACTATCTCTACTGCCACAACATTCTGTTTTTATTCATGATCTTTTCGGTTGTGCCTGTTCCCATGGTGGCCATTGAGCTTCTGCGATTTAGTAGTTTTGATAAGTACAAGATTCAGCCTAAAGTTAGGCTCTCTTCTTCGGAGATGTTTGGATGTTACAAGGATGTTATGCGCATGTTCTTTCTTGTTGTTGGCCCACTTCAACTCATGTCTTATCCCTCCATCAAG ATGATTGGGATTAGAACTGGGTTGCCATTGCCATCGGGATGGGAGATTTTTGTGCAGTTGGCAGTGTACTTTATGGTGGAGGATTATACAAATTATTGGATCCATAGATTTCTCCATGGGAAATGGGGGTATGAGAAAATCCACCGTGTTCACCATGAATACTCTGCGCCAATTTCATATGCTGCGCCATATGCGCATTGGGCTGAGGTTTTGATCCTTGGGATTCCATCTTTTCTGGGTCCAGCAATTGTTCCTGGCCACATGATTACTTTCTGGTTGTGGATCGCTTTGCGGCAGATTGAGGCTATTGAGACTCATAGCGG GTATGACTTCCCCTGGACTCCTACAAAGTATATTCCATTTTATGGTGGTGCAGATTACCATGACTATCATCATTACGTGGGAGGACAAAGCCAGAGCAACTTTGCTTCTGTTTTCACCTATTGTGATTACATTTATGGAACTGATAAG GGCTACCGATTTCAAAAGAAGGTCCTTAGCAAG ATCAAAGAGAACTAA